From Ignavibacteriota bacterium, the proteins below share one genomic window:
- a CDS encoding TonB-dependent receptor, whose protein sequence is MASLLLLPSSASGQGSLEGTVRDSLENAPLPGAHVQLTGTAFGGATDGAGHFLIKGIAPGSYTLRVSYIGYRTRLYPVTVAEGKTTVRNAMLDIDAIEGETVVVTAQAIGQAAAINRQLTSSTITNVVSSEKIMELPDANAAESVGRLPGISIQRQGGEGSKVVIRGLSPTYNAITIGGDRIPATDLDDRSVDLSMIAPEILAGIEVTKALTPDKDADALGGTVDFQLATAAPGGYTLNVRAQSGYNHERSELGEYRGRVVMSDRLFDQRFGILIAGNLERTQRGSDQFNAAYALAREKRPGEDYAPITTTQVTFEHTRDIRQRFGFSAMLDYEFPFGKIMMNNLLSRLDRNEVIQSRRFDMSGSNKMKYYLRERERQIDILTNSLAGKHDLSVLSLNWRLSRNVSTTRYPFNSRFQFEEANAFNTAAIPAIATPADIIRNARNRTDLAYLYDGEVEPERSYERDLTAQMDVEVPYTVTDWIVGKVKAGMKVREKLRERDRSYATSRLDKTDSRYPQYHSQYGTPGFTYTRMPGTGYAAMSNYVDTGFDPGTFLDGEYEYGTGLNTGELHYFLTHYLYDQVYRFSLQRDLDDYEITDVLRAGYAMTQIDIGSFLMIMPGARYERTSMNAVGRVGVVNTPEDEGLLDNEQVRDTAATVTYGEWFPMLHVRVRPTEWCDLRVAYTKSISYPRLDYVIPAKKIRASTVTVEYGNPHLAPQLATNYDGYLSFYGNRIGLLTLGGFYKKIENLIYVRSGHVILDPVKEGVEPNLRGYSIIRPENNPFTTEVYGFECEWQTSFKWLPQPFDGIVVNVNYSHIWSETKFPRSFVRQDRIPTPPFLLTSVVDTFRTGPMPDQASDIANVSIGYDVGNFSGRVSMLVQGKTLTFVGVREELDGYTDTFTRWDLSLKYDLLKNLSVFANLNNFTNAPDQSFMQTARYATGREYYGWTADLGVTVKF, encoded by the coding sequence CGACTCGCTCGAGAACGCACCACTTCCCGGTGCACACGTTCAATTGACGGGAACTGCGTTCGGTGGCGCCACCGATGGTGCCGGGCACTTTCTGATCAAGGGGATCGCTCCCGGCTCCTATACCCTGCGTGTCTCCTATATCGGCTATCGAACCCGCCTCTATCCCGTTACCGTGGCGGAAGGCAAAACGACGGTCCGCAATGCCATGCTCGATATCGATGCGATCGAGGGTGAGACCGTTGTCGTGACCGCGCAGGCGATCGGGCAGGCCGCGGCCATCAACAGACAGCTCACCTCATCGACGATCACGAACGTCGTCTCGTCCGAAAAGATCATGGAACTCCCCGACGCCAACGCCGCGGAGTCCGTCGGACGTCTCCCCGGCATCTCCATCCAGCGGCAGGGCGGCGAAGGAAGCAAGGTCGTCATCCGCGGACTCTCACCGACATACAATGCGATCACCATCGGGGGAGACAGGATACCCGCGACCGACCTGGATGACAGGAGCGTGGACCTCAGCATGATCGCTCCGGAGATCCTCGCCGGGATCGAAGTGACGAAGGCGCTCACACCGGACAAGGACGCGGATGCTCTTGGCGGCACGGTGGATTTCCAGCTCGCCACCGCAGCGCCCGGAGGATACACGCTCAACGTCCGCGCGCAGTCCGGATACAATCATGAACGATCGGAACTCGGCGAGTATCGCGGGCGCGTGGTGATGAGCGACCGCCTCTTCGACCAGCGCTTCGGCATCCTCATCGCCGGGAACCTCGAGCGCACCCAGCGCGGCTCCGATCAGTTCAATGCCGCGTACGCCCTCGCGCGCGAGAAACGTCCGGGCGAGGACTATGCGCCGATTACCACCACGCAGGTGACCTTCGAACACACGCGCGATATACGTCAGCGGTTCGGGTTCAGTGCGATGCTGGACTATGAATTCCCCTTCGGCAAGATCATGATGAACAACCTGCTCAGCCGGTTGGACCGCAACGAAGTGATCCAGTCGCGCCGCTTCGATATGAGCGGCAGCAACAAGATGAAGTACTATCTCCGTGAGCGCGAGCGCCAGATCGACATCCTCACGAATTCCCTCGCCGGCAAACACGACCTTTCGGTCCTATCGCTCAACTGGCGGCTGTCCCGCAACGTTTCCACGACACGCTACCCGTTCAACTCCCGCTTCCAGTTCGAGGAAGCGAATGCATTCAACACGGCAGCGATCCCGGCGATCGCGACGCCGGCCGATATCATCCGCAATGCCCGCAACCGCACGGATCTGGCGTACCTGTACGATGGTGAGGTCGAGCCCGAGCGTTCATATGAACGCGACCTGACCGCCCAGATGGATGTGGAGGTCCCGTATACGGTCACCGACTGGATCGTCGGAAAGGTGAAGGCGGGCATGAAGGTCCGGGAAAAACTCCGCGAACGGGACCGCTCCTATGCCACCTCGCGGCTCGACAAGACCGATTCCCGGTATCCCCAGTACCACTCGCAGTATGGGACACCGGGTTTCACCTACACGCGCATGCCCGGAACCGGGTATGCCGCGATGTCGAACTACGTGGACACCGGGTTCGATCCCGGGACGTTCCTCGATGGCGAATACGAGTATGGGACCGGGTTGAATACCGGTGAGCTCCATTACTTCCTCACGCACTATCTCTACGACCAGGTGTACCGGTTCTCCCTTCAGCGCGACCTCGATGACTACGAGATCACCGACGTGCTCCGGGCAGGATACGCCATGACCCAGATCGACATCGGTTCGTTCCTCATGATCATGCCCGGTGCCCGCTATGAACGTACCAGCATGAATGCCGTAGGCCGTGTCGGGGTGGTAAACACACCGGAAGATGAGGGGTTGCTCGACAATGAACAAGTACGCGACACAGCGGCCACAGTGACGTACGGCGAGTGGTTCCCTATGCTGCACGTGCGTGTCCGGCCGACCGAGTGGTGCGATCTCCGTGTCGCATACACGAAGAGCATCTCCTACCCCCGCCTCGACTACGTGATCCCTGCGAAGAAGATCCGTGCATCGACCGTGACGGTGGAGTATGGCAACCCCCATCTCGCGCCCCAGCTGGCGACCAACTACGATGGATACCTGTCGTTCTATGGCAATCGCATTGGCCTGCTCACGCTCGGGGGGTTCTACAAGAAGATCGAGAACCTCATCTATGTCCGGAGCGGACACGTCATTCTCGACCCGGTGAAGGAGGGCGTCGAGCCGAACCTGCGGGGGTACTCGATCATCCGGCCCGAGAACAACCCCTTCACTACGGAAGTGTACGGCTTCGAATGCGAGTGGCAGACGAGCTTCAAATGGCTGCCGCAACCGTTCGACGGGATCGTGGTGAACGTGAACTATTCGCACATCTGGTCCGAGACGAAATTCCCCCGGTCGTTCGTCCGCCAGGACCGGATCCCGACCCCGCCGTTCCTTCTCACGTCGGTGGTGGACACGTTCCGCACAGGGCCCATGCCGGACCAGGCCTCCGACATCGCGAATGTGTCGATCGGCTATGACGTCGGCAATTTCTCCGGCCGCGTCTCCATGCTCGTCCAGGGCAAGACCCTGACGTTCGTCGGCGTGCGCGAGGAACTGGATGGGTACACCGATACATTCACACGGTGGGATCTGTCACTCAAGTACGATCTCCTCAAGAATCTCAGTGTGTTCGCAAATCTCAACAACTTCACCAACGCGCCGGATCAATCGTTCATGCAGACCGCCCGGTATGCGACCGGGAGGGAGTATTACGGATGGACAGCAGATCTCGGCGTGACGGTGAAATTCTAA